A stretch of Sinorhizobium meliloti DNA encodes these proteins:
- the ntrX gene encoding two-component system response regulator NtrX, translating to MAADILVVDDEEDIREIVSGILSDEGHETRTAFDSESALAAINDRVPRLIFLDIWMQGSKLDGLALLDEIKNRHPDLPVVMISGHGNIETAVSAIKRGAYDFIEKPFKADRLILIAERALENSKLKRENSELRRKSGDPVELIGTSVAVSQLRQMIEKVAPTNSRIMIQGPSGSGKELVARMIHRKSARANGPFVALNAAAITPDRMEIALFGTEGTTGQPRRTGALEEAHGGILYLDEVGEMPRETQNKILRVLVDQQFERVGGSKRVKVDVRIISSTAYNLENMITEGLFREDLYHRLAVIPVRVPALAERREDIPFLVDMFMRQVSEQAGIRPRKIGEDALAVLQAHDWPGNIRQLRNNIERLMILARSDGPDTPITADMLPNEVGDTLPKISAQGDQHIMTLPLREAREMFERDYLIAQINRFGGNISRTAEFVGMERSALHRKLKSLGV from the coding sequence ATGGCGGCTGATATTCTGGTTGTGGATGACGAGGAGGATATTCGCGAGATCGTCTCGGGAATCCTTTCGGACGAGGGCCATGAAACGCGGACCGCTTTCGACAGCGAGAGCGCTCTCGCGGCGATCAACGACCGTGTGCCGCGCCTGATCTTCCTGGACATTTGGATGCAGGGAAGCAAGCTCGACGGCCTGGCACTGCTCGACGAGATCAAGAACCGGCACCCCGATTTGCCGGTGGTGATGATCTCAGGTCACGGCAACATCGAAACCGCCGTTTCCGCGATCAAGCGCGGAGCCTATGATTTCATCGAGAAGCCGTTCAAGGCCGACCGGCTGATCCTGATCGCCGAGCGGGCGCTCGAGAATTCCAAGCTCAAGCGGGAAAACTCAGAGCTGAGACGGAAGTCGGGCGATCCGGTGGAACTGATCGGAACCTCCGTTGCCGTGTCGCAACTGCGCCAGATGATCGAGAAAGTGGCGCCCACCAACAGCCGTATCATGATCCAGGGACCGTCCGGCTCCGGCAAGGAACTCGTCGCGCGGATGATCCATCGCAAGTCCGCGCGTGCCAACGGTCCTTTCGTGGCTCTCAATGCGGCTGCGATCACGCCCGACAGAATGGAGATCGCGCTTTTCGGTACCGAAGGAACGACGGGGCAGCCGCGTCGAACGGGTGCACTCGAGGAGGCCCACGGGGGCATCCTCTACCTGGACGAGGTCGGCGAAATGCCGCGCGAAACGCAGAACAAGATCCTGCGCGTCCTCGTCGACCAGCAGTTCGAGCGGGTCGGCGGCTCCAAGCGCGTCAAGGTCGATGTCCGCATCATCTCCTCGACCGCCTACAATCTCGAGAACATGATCACCGAGGGCCTGTTCCGCGAGGACCTGTATCACCGGCTCGCCGTCATTCCGGTGCGCGTTCCCGCTCTTGCGGAGCGGCGCGAGGACATCCCTTTCCTGGTCGACATGTTCATGCGACAGGTAAGCGAACAGGCCGGCATCCGTCCCCGCAAGATCGGCGAGGATGCGCTGGCCGTACTGCAGGCGCATGATTGGCCCGGCAATATCCGCCAACTGCGCAACAACATCGAGCGCCTGATGATCCTCGCGCGCAGCGACGGTCCCGATACGCCGATCACCGCCGACATGCTGCCGAACGAGGTTGGGGACACCCTGCCGAAGATCTCGGCGCAGGGCGATCAGCACATCATGACCCTGCCGCTGCGGGAGGCTCGCGAGATGTTCGAACGCGATTATCTGATCGCCCAGATCAATCGCTTCGGCGGCAATATCTCGCGCACCGCCGAATTCGTCGGAATGGAGCGCTCCGCCCTTCATCGCAAGCTGAAGTCGTTGGGCGTGTGA
- the trkA gene encoding Trk system potassium transporter TrkA yields the protein MKVIICGAGQVGYGIAERLSRENNDVSVIDTSAALIAYITETLDVRGYVGHGAHPDVLAKAGADQADMLIAVTLYDEVNIVACEVAHAIFNVPTKVARIRAQSYLAPEYSDLFSRENVPIDVTISPEIEVGRLVLRRISFPGATDVVRFADDRIAMVAIECMEDCPVVDTPLQQLSELFPDLHATVTGIFRDGKLIVPHSSDQLKTGDLAYVVCDRDHARRTLALFGHEEQEARRIIILGAGNIGYFVARTIEEQQPRMRVKLVENDRDRAVLVADKLNSTVVLHGSAMDQRILAQADVQEADLVVALTNNDQINILGSMLARRLGAKSTLVLINEPAYQDFAGAAGVDAYINPRAVTISRVLQHVRKGRIRSVYAVQNGMAEVIEAEALETSPLVGKALRELELPEGIRIGALYRDKAYVRPDGNTRIKAKDRVVLLAAAETVRDVEQLFRVSIQYF from the coding sequence ATGAAGGTGATCATATGCGGGGCAGGGCAGGTCGGTTACGGCATCGCCGAGCGGCTGTCGCGCGAGAATAACGACGTTTCGGTGATCGACACGTCGGCCGCGCTGATTGCCTACATAACCGAGACGCTGGACGTGCGCGGTTACGTCGGCCACGGGGCGCATCCGGATGTACTGGCGAAGGCGGGCGCCGACCAGGCCGACATGCTCATCGCGGTAACGCTGTACGATGAGGTCAACATCGTCGCCTGCGAAGTAGCCCATGCGATTTTCAACGTACCGACCAAGGTCGCCCGCATCCGCGCGCAGAGCTATCTTGCGCCCGAATATTCCGACCTCTTTTCGCGCGAGAACGTCCCGATCGACGTGACGATCTCTCCGGAAATCGAGGTAGGGCGGCTCGTGCTTCGCCGCATATCCTTTCCCGGCGCCACCGACGTGGTGCGCTTCGCGGACGATCGGATCGCGATGGTTGCAATCGAATGTATGGAAGACTGCCCCGTCGTCGACACGCCGCTGCAGCAATTGAGCGAGCTCTTTCCCGATCTGCACGCGACCGTGACCGGTATCTTCCGGGACGGTAAGCTGATCGTTCCGCATTCCTCCGACCAGTTGAAGACCGGCGATCTCGCCTATGTGGTCTGCGACCGGGACCATGCCCGCCGCACGCTGGCGCTCTTCGGCCATGAAGAACAGGAGGCGCGGCGGATCATCATCCTCGGCGCCGGCAATATCGGCTATTTCGTCGCGCGAACGATCGAGGAACAGCAGCCGCGCATGCGGGTGAAACTCGTCGAAAACGACCGGGATCGCGCCGTGCTCGTCGCCGACAAGCTCAACAGCACGGTGGTCCTCCACGGCTCGGCCATGGATCAGCGGATCCTGGCGCAAGCGGATGTCCAGGAGGCGGATCTCGTCGTCGCGCTGACGAATAACGACCAGATCAACATCCTCGGGAGCATGCTTGCCAGGAGGCTTGGAGCGAAGTCGACCCTCGTGCTGATCAACGAACCGGCCTATCAGGACTTCGCCGGCGCCGCCGGTGTCGACGCCTATATCAATCCGCGCGCCGTCACCATCTCGCGTGTGCTGCAGCACGTGCGAAAGGGCCGCATCCGGTCGGTCTACGCGGTGCAGAACGGCATGGCGGAGGTGATCGAGGCAGAGGCGCTCGAAACCTCTCCGCTGGTCGGCAAGGCGCTGCGCGAGCTCGAATTGCCGGAGGGTATCCGCATCGGCGCGCTCTATCGCGACAAGGCCTATGTGCGCCCAGACGGCAACACGCGGATCAAGGCGAAGGACCGCGTGGTCCTCCTCGCGGCCGCCGAGACCGTCCGCGATGTCGAACAGCTCTTCCGCGTCAGCATTCAATATTTCTGA
- the hfq gene encoding RNA chaperone Hfq, whose amino-acid sequence MAERSQNLQDLFLNTVRKQKISLTIFLINGVKLTGVVTSFDNFCVLLRRDGHSQLVYKHAISTIMPGQPLQMFENEEAAS is encoded by the coding sequence ATGGCGGAACGTTCTCAAAACTTGCAGGATCTCTTTCTCAACACGGTCCGCAAGCAAAAGATTTCTTTGACCATATTCCTCATCAACGGCGTCAAGCTGACGGGTGTCGTAACATCGTTTGACAATTTCTGTGTGCTGTTGCGCCGCGACGGTCATTCTCAGCTCGTCTACAAGCACGCCATCTCGACGATCATGCCGGGCCAGCCGTTGCAGATGTTCGAGAATGAGGAAGCTGCCTCCTGA
- the hflX gene encoding GTPase HflX, producing MRNITKRDSKSSSIIPELERLRDDSRAVVVVPILKKTGKASADIVAQPATRSDESRLEEATGLALAIDLDVVHGMIVSVAQPKPGTLLGTGKIEEIGHVLSEKDAGLVIVDHPLTPVQQRNLEKEWNAKVIDRTGLILEIFGRRASTREGTLQVDLAHLNYQKGRLVRSWTHLERQRGGAGFMGGPGETQIEADRRLLQDRIVKLERELEQVRRTRQLHRSKRKKVPHPIVALVGYTNAGKSTLFNRMTGAGVLAEDMLFATLDPTLRRLKLPHGRMVILSDTVGFISDLPTHLVAAFRATLEEVLEADLVLHVRDLSDPDNQAQASDVLRILADLGIDEKEGAERIVEVWNKIDKVEPEVREALVKKAASADNTVAVSAMTGEGVDDLLTEIGRRLSGVMTECTVVLGLDQLQLLPWVYQHAIVDGREDLEDGRVSLDLRLTEGEATELERRLGNGPKAVEEDW from the coding sequence GTGAGGAACATTACCAAGCGTGATTCAAAATCGTCGTCGATCATTCCGGAGCTCGAGAGGCTCCGCGATGATTCGCGTGCCGTCGTCGTCGTTCCGATCCTGAAAAAGACCGGGAAGGCTTCTGCCGACATCGTTGCGCAGCCCGCTACGCGTTCGGACGAAAGCCGGCTGGAGGAGGCGACGGGCCTGGCGCTCGCCATCGACCTGGACGTCGTTCACGGCATGATCGTTTCCGTCGCCCAGCCAAAACCGGGCACGCTGCTCGGCACCGGCAAGATCGAGGAGATCGGTCACGTCCTGAGCGAGAAGGATGCGGGGCTCGTGATCGTCGATCACCCGCTGACGCCTGTCCAGCAGCGCAATCTCGAGAAGGAATGGAACGCCAAGGTCATCGACCGCACCGGCCTCATTCTGGAAATCTTCGGCCGGCGTGCCTCCACCAGGGAGGGCACGCTGCAGGTCGATCTCGCACATCTCAATTATCAGAAGGGCCGCCTGGTTCGCAGCTGGACGCACCTCGAACGGCAGCGTGGCGGCGCGGGTTTCATGGGCGGGCCCGGCGAAACGCAGATCGAGGCCGACCGCCGGCTGCTGCAGGACAGGATCGTCAAGCTGGAGCGCGAGTTGGAGCAGGTGCGGCGCACGCGCCAGCTTCACCGGTCGAAGCGCAAGAAGGTGCCGCATCCGATCGTCGCGCTCGTAGGCTATACGAACGCGGGCAAATCGACGCTCTTCAACCGGATGACCGGGGCCGGCGTGCTCGCCGAAGACATGCTCTTCGCGACGCTGGATCCGACGCTGAGGCGGCTGAAACTGCCGCATGGGCGTATGGTCATCCTCTCCGACACCGTCGGCTTCATTTCCGATCTGCCGACGCATCTGGTCGCCGCCTTCCGGGCGACGCTGGAAGAGGTACTCGAGGCCGACCTGGTTCTGCATGTGCGCGACCTGTCCGATCCGGACAATCAGGCCCAGGCAAGCGACGTGCTGCGCATCCTGGCCGATCTCGGCATCGACGAGAAGGAGGGTGCCGAGCGCATTGTCGAGGTCTGGAACAAGATCGACAAGGTCGAGCCGGAAGTGCGCGAAGCGCTGGTGAAGAAGGCCGCGAGCGCCGACAACACGGTCGCCGTTTCGGCCATGACCGGCGAAGGTGTCGACGATCTTCTCACTGAAATAGGCCGGCGTCTTTCGGGCGTCATGACCGAGTGCACCGTCGTTCTGGGTCTCGATCAGCTGCAGTTGCTGCCTTGGGTCTACCAGCATGCGATCGTCGATGGCCGCGAAGACCTCGAGGATGGACGCGTGAGCCTTGACCTGCGTCT
- a CDS encoding D-amino-acid transaminase, with the protein MPRIAYVNGTYVRHAEAAIHVEDRGYQFADGVYEVCEVRHGFIIDLTRHLDRLGRSLGELRIGWPMSRAALIHVIREVLRRNRVRNGLFYLQVTRGVARRDHVFPDADTPPSIVVTAKRTDPGAIARKNAEGISAITVPENRWDRVDIKSVGLLPNVLARQQAKEAGAQEAIFVDVDGMVKEGAATNVWIVDREGTLRTRPAESGILRGVTRTTLMDVAKPLGLAIEETAFSVEEMLAAREVFITAATSICFPVVSVDGKTIGNGHPGSIAQNIREAFFDIAEKTVI; encoded by the coding sequence ATGCCGAGAATCGCCTATGTCAACGGCACTTACGTCCGGCACGCCGAAGCCGCCATTCACGTCGAGGACCGGGGTTACCAGTTTGCCGACGGCGTCTACGAGGTCTGCGAGGTGCGGCACGGCTTCATCATCGACCTGACCCGACACCTCGATCGCCTAGGGCGATCCCTGGGCGAGCTCAGGATAGGCTGGCCGATGAGTCGTGCGGCGCTGATCCATGTCATCCGGGAGGTGCTGCGCCGAAACAGGGTCCGCAACGGGCTCTTCTATCTGCAGGTGACCCGCGGCGTCGCGCGGCGGGATCATGTTTTCCCTGATGCGGACACGCCGCCTTCGATCGTCGTCACCGCCAAACGCACGGATCCCGGGGCGATCGCCCGGAAGAATGCCGAGGGCATATCGGCGATAACGGTGCCGGAGAACCGGTGGGATCGCGTCGATATCAAGAGCGTCGGCCTTCTCCCGAATGTGCTTGCCCGTCAGCAGGCGAAGGAAGCGGGCGCGCAGGAGGCGATCTTCGTCGACGTGGACGGCATGGTCAAAGAGGGGGCGGCGACGAATGTATGGATCGTGGACCGCGAAGGGACGTTACGCACCCGCCCGGCGGAAAGTGGCATTCTGCGCGGCGTGACCCGCACCACCCTGATGGACGTGGCCAAGCCGCTGGGCCTTGCGATCGAGGAAACGGCCTTCTCCGTGGAAGAAATGCTCGCAGCGCGGGAGGTCTTCATCACCGCTGCTACCAGCATCTGCTTTCCCGTCGTTTCCGTCGACGGAAAGACGATCGGCAACGGTCATCCAGGAAGCATAGCACAGAATATTCGCGAGGCCTTTTTCGACATTGCGGAAAAGACGGTGATTTGA